The following are encoded together in the Streptomyces sp. NBC_01465 genome:
- a CDS encoding DUF779 domain-containing protein, with translation MQPYENTEPPAGADAPRVAVTPAAATVLRRLREAHGPLMFHQSGGCCDGSSPMCFPEGEFRTGESDVLIESLSVEGVEEPVSFWISASQNEAWAHTRLIVDVVEGRGSGFSLEAPEGVRFLIRSKVI, from the coding sequence ATGCAACCGTACGAGAACACGGAACCCCCGGCCGGCGCCGACGCCCCACGCGTGGCCGTCACTCCCGCTGCCGCCACGGTCCTGCGGCGGCTCCGCGAGGCCCACGGGCCGCTGATGTTCCACCAGTCGGGCGGCTGCTGCGACGGCAGTTCGCCGATGTGCTTCCCCGAGGGCGAATTCCGTACCGGGGAGTCCGACGTACTGATCGAATCGCTCTCCGTCGAGGGGGTCGAGGAGCCCGTCTCCTTCTGGATCTCGGCGAGCCAGAACGAGGCGTGGGCGCACACCCGGCTGATCGTCGATGTCGTGGAGGGGCGCGGCAGCGGCTTCTCGCTGGAGGCGCCCGAGGGTGTGCGCTTCCTGATCAGGTCGAAGGTGATCTGA